CCAAAGGTTGTGGGAGGATTTGCCTGGCTGAACTGCTGCGTCTCCAGCACAACTGCCATAAATATTCAGGGATTGTGTGTAGGGCTTGGGCAGGAGAGAGGACAGGTGAGCTGTCCTGGGTTAGTGtttccagagagcagcctgggctctgtTGTGGTTCACCACAGGGGCACCTGACCTTGCAGCTCCTTTGGATCCCGCTTTTGCTACTGAAGAAAGTGGTGAATCTGCAGGGCATGTCATGTTTTTTGGTTGAGCTGTTTTGCAGGTTACTTGGCTTTGGTTTCTGCTAATGGCTGTGTTTGGCTGTTGTCACAACAGCTGCTGATTTTCCAGACACCAAACTCAGCAGAGATGGCATCTGTCTCTAGGTTAGGGCAGCAGAAAGATGTGTTACAGTAAGACCATTCCTGGAATTAGGCTGGTGCACATATTCCCTGCTGGggcaaaaagaaggaaaatgtttttcctctcttctgtttCAACTACACAAGGACAAACAAGTCAGAGTGAGCTGCTGTTAATCTCTCCCTCAGGGCTTTTCTAATTGCTTGTGTGGTTTGTCACTGTTGGTTGCACTAATGCAAGGCTGAAACCTGAAGGATTTACTTATGCAAACTTCTGAGGAAGGTAATGGCAAGTTTTTCTAGACAAGGCAAGAACGTCTGCAGAAATCTTGAGGGCTTGCTCTGAGGAACAGAATCTGCTTCATAGATGACCCTTACCAGACCACAAACTGCTGTCGGTCTATGATTTTATTTGCCTTTGCAGTCAACATGGACTAAGAGTAATAGGTGGGCCTCAGAGTGTGCCCCAAGTCCTTAAGTATTTCTAATCCATCTTCAGGGAGCTCACCTTCCCAACTTCCTACTTGGAAAAAACCTGTGAGATAACAGCTGTCAATAAAATGATTGCCAAATGCTTTGAAGTACAGAGACTTCAATTTGAAGCACCTCTTGAGCAGGATCAGCAGGTCTGTCACAACATCTGTCAGACAGAACTGCCTATCTCCTACTTGCCCGGTAATCTGGAATTGCATCTGGAGCTTGCTTGTGTACGAGGCCGAGGCGTGCTTCATCTTGCTCACCTGTAGCCAGTTCTGTGATCAGAGCTGGGCTTGCATCTGACTCATATCCAACCCTCTTTGCATCCCCTTTTGGTGGGATGATGTGAATGTGGTCCCTCACAGAGACACAAAGAACCTGGAGCGAGCTATTTCAACCCAGTGCAAAGAAAGGCTTTTGTCACCAGAACTCTGAGGATTTAAGACCAAAGGAAGTGAAAGTAGATGTTGAAAGTCCTTGTTTAGGATCCAGTTGATAAAGctggtttaaaaatatttttgtgtgtgggaTTGCAGTAATGTAAAGTAAATAATTTACATCCACAGAGTTAGCAGTGGATGCAATGAACCTTGAGTTTagtgctgcagcccctgtccTCATGTTACATGCCAGGTGAAAGCCCAGTTGATCTTCTCCCTTCTCACCATGGGAAAAAGCTCTCTCAAGCAACAGGACACTGTCCTGTTCATTAAGTGGAGAGGGAAGGATAAGACTGCCAGGGAAAGCTTTTCATGGTTTACTCTGCATGGCCCTCTGCCGCAAGCACAGCCTGGACATGTTacctgccctgctggctgtccctAGTTCCTCTCTGGTGCGTGGACGCCTGGGCCCAGGGGAAAGCTACGTTCCTGGggcctgtccccaggctgggctgtcaGTTCTCTGGCACActtctttatttaaaactgcCGGAGGAGTTGCAATAGTGCTTCTGATGGTACATGAGTTctgaacagctccagcagctctctgaggaACGTGTGCTGCGGAGTTTGCAGGTGCTGTGTGTTCCATCTGTGGGCCTgctgttccagcagctcccacaaaCGTGGAATAACAGGCACTCTTTGGAAACAAACTTGGTGTCCTCACCCACCACTGCGAGGCAGGACATGAAATCATTGCTATCATTCATCCACGAGGAAGGATTTGTACACTTCCATGCAGTTGTTCCCCATGGTTAACCACCTCTGCTGGTGGGAATTGCTTGCTTGAATTACAGTCTGAGTTGTCTTTAGATGGTGTGGGGAAGAGTGCTTCATTCTCGATGGCCTCGAAATGCATTTCAATTAATTCTGTGATTGCTCAGCCctccacagcctgagctgcGGCTGGCTCTGTCTCCATGGCTCCTTGCTTGTGGGCAGAggttctcttcctctccttcctttctcctctcagCAAAGACGTGGTGCaaagctgttttgtttcagGCAGAGGGAAATAGAAATGTTAGACATCCTGTAGGTGTTTGGAGATCGGAAAAGTATCTGAAGCAGTATGAGAAACCAAGTGCAGCCTAGTTAAAGTAACCTGCAGCATTGGTGCGTGGGGATGTTCTGTTTGCTTCCTCATGACTGCTACAGAGGTGCAAAGTACAAGCTATGCTGGGGCAGCGTTATTAAGGTCATGTGAGACTGACTAATTAATTTCCTCTGGGTCTTTAAAGAAGCAACTTATGAGCAACCAAGTAACTTGGCAAAacttttctctcagaaaatgATGTGTGGATCATTAATAAACCTATACGAGGATGCAGTGGGTAGCACAGTTATGGGGTGTTACCCTGCCATGTACCACCTGCATTTTACAgagatgttaaaatattttttttttccattgtgatCTTTATTCTAGAGAGCAGCTCAGTTCTCTTCTGAAGAATTATAACTCTTACTATTCAGATCAAGAGAATCTGCAACTGACATACAATCAGGTAAGGATTTAGGGGTGAGAAACTCCAGTAATCTGGATATCACAAATTAGCGCTCTcttctcctcacagcactgGACTCCAGCTCCACTTGCTGCGGTGCTGTTATTGCACAACGTGTTCCATCTAATGTAATAAACCAGAGCTGGTTTCCTGAGCTGATCAGGTCAGCCTGCAGCTTTGGCTGTTTTGGAAATTGCTCAAAACTGAGGTTACACATTCTCCAGGTAATCTGTTGCAGGGCAGTGTCAGCCTCAGCGATTTCATTGTACTCCTGTTACTTGGAGGGGATACACATTATTTTTAGGTGACTATTTTTGCTCCATTATCATGCAGCACTGActatttccctgttttcctccagcAAGAAGGAAGCACCCCGTTCATTGAAGGAATCCTCTCGATATTCTGGGGCGTGCGGCATCCCATCCGATTAAAGATTCAGGATGAGAAGCAGATACCCTCTTTTGTAACCCTGAAGTCAACAGAGAATGTGGAGGTTTTCCCTAGTAAAAGGTAAAGCATGGACTTCCCTAGGGAGGCTAGCATTGCAAGATAGCTCGTGTTGTGGCTTCAGTGGATGTGGCTGGCTGCCCTGGAGATCCCAGATTGCCCAAAGGCCGTGGTGGTCGCTGGACAGCCGAGCCTTtgaacagctcctgctgggcagggaggtgtGTGTTTGTAGCAGCTGTGTTTGGCCCTcaggctgaggagctggaggaggctgctctTTTTTATGGGAACTGACCATTCCTATACAAGGACTGGGAAATGgatgtatataaaaatataggAAAAGAGCCAAACAAATGCCCCATATTTCCATGTACACCTGATGCTGGTAGCCCCTGAGAGGCCTTGTGTTGGTGCACACACTACAGCGTGAAGCCAGAATCTGGCAGGTTAGTGCTGAGGGATTGTCTGTCCCAGCTTACATTCCCAGGTATGTAAGGTCTGGAACCATTGCTGCTCAGGTGAAGTTCAAGTCAGGGAACGGATACTGGCTTTGTCTGTGCAAAATTTGGTGTAAAAATCCCTTAAAATGCCCACAGAccagctgttccagctgctgccaatGGCATTTTATATCCCAGTGTGTTGTGCTCAGCTGATACAGGTACTCAGCgtgcttttcctttgttttgaaCACTCTTTCCCCAGCCTTGGTTGGTGAATTTGATGAGCTGATTCTGAATCTTGAAAAACAGAGGCAGAGCCAATGTTCACCTTGAATAACTCCCTGATAAATTGAGTATTGcagagtttatttttctaatgacTTATTGTCTTAGGTTGCATGTGGGGCGTGTTGGAACTGAACTGGGGATTTAATTCTGCCACCTTTGCAGCTGTGGAGTTCCAGTAAAGTCTTCTTCCCCATCTCTGGCTGCTGAAATTCAGGGGTCAATTTTGACAGGAGTAACTAGGAAAGAACCTGAATTTTAGGCAAATCTGGCTCTCAGTTTACCTTGACCAGGCCTGCTGGTGTGGGGTGCACGTGGCCTGCAGGGCAATTCTTAAAAAACTTCTGGCTGGTGGAAATCTGTATGCTAAAGTAAACATTCACTCATGATCCCAGAAACGTGGGGCTGCCCTGACATGCTTTAAGGTATGCAGAGCAGCTTGGCTTTCTGATCTTAAATGAACTTGGTAAATGTGTGGAATACAACCAAGATCTTGCTTGGCATGTAAATTGGGGGTAGCTGAATATTGTTGGgaatacatacatatatatatatatatatatatatatatatacatacacatatgcATATGAAATTCATTTTTACTATCACGTTACAAATTGGTTTATTCTCAGTCAGAGCAGTAACTGGATGAAGAGCTTGTGCTGAGGAGTTTAGGCAATGATTTATGGAAATACTGACATGAATTTAGGTTTTCTGAAAGGCTGGATGGAACTTCCTTCTCTCATACACAGCTGGTTTGGACAGCACAAGGGCCTGTGTGTAATTTAACCTGTGTAACAGACCTGTGTTCTGTAACTATTAAACAACATTATGTGTGTTTTGTGTGCCTGCCTGGTAGTCTGAGTGTGACTAATCCAGGATGTTGCTGTAAAACAGATAAGGAATTACTGCAAGTTGTTTAAGTTACGTCCTGGTGGATGCTCAACAGGTTTTAAATTGGGCGTGTTACATTTGGGATCCCTGGCCATACCATATTTTAATATGCTTCTGTTATGACTTAAACTTAAACTTAAAATTACCATGCTGAAGTCTGTAAGTTGAGCAGGGATAGGAATGTGTGCCATGAGCCCTGGCCACAGGATAAACTGCAGTCACTGGGTTCATGAGGAGCAGTCACTGATAACTCCGTGTTTGGTCTTTCAGGGGAATGACTCGCTGGGGAGAGTTTGATGACCTCCATCACATTAGCGGGGATACACTGAAATCTACTGAGGAGCAGCCAGACCTCGAGCAAAGTTAGTGTCGGTGCTCTCGGGTTAGCCAAAAATCCTGTGTTCTGTGACAGTGCAAAAGGCCTCTCACGCGTCAGGCCTTCCCTGCCAGCGAagggaaatctctgctctgtgtaACGTGTACTGCGAGCTGGGGAAACACCCACCTAGGGCTGGCTAGGGCTGTGCAGGGGACTTGGTGAACAGCCAGTGGCAATGAGCTGTGCTTTTATCCCAGAAATCATTCCCAAGGGAGCAAAACAGCAAACTGCACCCCCTGCAAGCAGCCTACTCTTCATCATATGCCTATGCCTTGTTCCTTTCCTGCTCCACCCCccagaaaataataaacagtAAACAGTAAATGAAGCCCTTCACCGAGAGCCTCCTTCctctgggggtgctggcagctgcacacAATCTGTGGTTCTATTCTGTCCAGGTTATCCATGCTATGAAAGTCACACGCTCagggccaggagggagcaggagctcgACTGTGCCACCCTGCCCCGCACCAGCAGCGATGCCATGGCCGTGCGCAGGAGGACCAAGGTCCCCACGATAACCAGGACGGAAGTGGAAACTCACAGGTTCTCTATCAACGGCCACTTCTACAACCACGAGGTAGGACATTTTAGGCTTGGCTGTGTCACCTGAGGGACAGGGAGCTTGTCCAGTGAGTGGTGCCTCACCACTCACGCTCACGCCGTGGTGCGGCTGTTCTTGTTCCCAGACATCGGTTTTCACTCCCGCTTTTGGGTCAGAAACCAAAATAAGGATCAACAGCCAGATGAGGACCCGACAAGTGATAGAACAGCTGCTTCGGAAGTTTAAGGTGAGcctgctggcaggaggaagcGTGGCTGTGTTCTGGAAACATTCATTCCGATGTGCACTCCAGCGCTGAGGGAAAGATGGGGAGTAACTGTGTGAGGATAGTGCGTGGAGCagagtgtgaaaaaaaaaaaacccagatggGCGATTTTAAATGCGTGGCTTGGGTTTATTTTACCAGCGTTTCATGGCTCTCAGAGGCCAGAAAAGCCTCACTACCTTGCCAGGTATCGCCAGCATCTGTCAGGACGGGCTTTCTCTGAGAGCCAGGCATATGGAAAGATGGGAAGGTTAGAGCTGAAAGTTCTGCTTAAGGCCAGTGCCATACTGTGTGAAAcgattttttaaatttaaatttccttGGAACCATCTCCCACCAACAACATCACATGTGGTCAGAAGTAGCTTTGCCCTTACTGCTGCATATTTCTCAAGTATCTTGATTTTGCATGGCTGCTTAGTGTTTAATTTATACTTCAATGGTCTTAAACTTCCCATTTAACTTGTCTGGAGACTCCACTATTGCAGAATTACTTTGTGTGCTTAGTACGACGTCTGAGTGTCTTGGAAGGAAAACTTAACTTCTAGGAGTAATAAGGAAGGGAAATACAGAGCAAGGTGTGAAGTTGTAGGGAATAAATTGCAAAGTAAGTGTTCAAAAGCTGTGCTGTTTTCAGAATGTGCCTGTCAGGGTAGGTCACAGAGGTTTACCTTGATGGCAACACAAATAGCAGATCTACCTGTGATGGGAGAATAAGCTACAGGAAGCAGTTAAGGATGCTGCATggaaagcaggcaggaaagATCTGGGTTTCCAGCGTGTTACTGATTTGGGCACATGGGAACACAAGGGTtagggctggcacagggacagtgagCATGGCAGCACAGCTTTCTGCCTTATCCAGATCCAGTATCTTCAACTCTTGTCCAGACAGGATCCCTGTCTCAGACTTTGATCCAAATCCCTGAGCTGAGACACTCAGTGAAAATGTGCTCAGAGGGAAGTGCTGTGAGTCtgaatggattttctttttttttttttttcacagatagAAAACAGCCCCCATGAATTTGCACTTTACGTTATCCATGCATCTGGAGGTAAGccagccactgctgcctgaCCACTTCAGCTCTAATCATTCTCTGTGCGTGTGTGGAATGTGTCCCTTGGAGTGGCAGGACTTGTCCCAGGCCTCTGTCCTTGTTTGT
Above is a window of Motacilla alba alba isolate MOTALB_02 chromosome 4, Motacilla_alba_V1.0_pri, whole genome shotgun sequence DNA encoding:
- the RASSF6 gene encoding ras association domain-containing protein 6 isoform X2; this translates as MKKVTMKAQHLPSVFINEEKFVTREQLSSLLKNYNSYYSDQENLQLTYNQQEGSTPFIEGILSIFWGVRHPIRLKIQDEKQIPSFVTLKSTENVEVFPSKRGMTRWGEFDDLHHISGDTLKSTEEQPDLEQSYPCYESHTLRARREQELDCATLPRTSSDAMAVRRRTKVPTITRTEVETHRFSINGHFYNHETSVFTPAFGSETKIRINSQMRTRQVIEQLLRKFKIENSPHEFALYVIHASGEKKQLRSRDVPLLHRLLQGPSEKVAKFFLMDGDVEEISSDVAQYISFHLPFLESILHRINEEEEQEIQQTIARYIREKRLIQQHLRSRSVKKTETTV
- the RASSF6 gene encoding ras association domain-containing protein 6 isoform X1, yielding MKKVTMKAQHLPSVFINEEKFVTREQLSSLLKNYNSYYSDQENLQLTYNQQEGSTPFIEGILSIFWGVRHPIRLKIQDEKQIPSFVTLKSTENVEVFPSKRGMTRWGEFDDLHHISGDTLKSTEEQPDLEQSYPCYESHTLRARREQELDCATLPRTSSDAMAVRRRTKVPTITRTEVETHRFSINGHFYNHECGCSCSQTSVFTPAFGSETKIRINSQMRTRQVIEQLLRKFKIENSPHEFALYVIHASGEKKQLRSRDVPLLHRLLQGPSEKVAKFFLMDGDVEEISSDVAQYISFHLPFLESILHRINEEEEQEIQQTIARYIREKRLIQQHLRSRSVKKTETTV